GGCAACTTCACCTTCTCTAGAAGATCGTCCATTCCAGGTTGACCGCCTCTCAGGTGCCTGATTATGCCTCCGAGCTTTACACCTCTGATGGCCGGGGGATTCTGGAATGCTACGCTTATGCCTAGCTTAACCCTCTCATTCACGGGTATATTTGTTATATCCTTCCCTTCGAAGAATATGCGTCCTGAGGTTATTTTATAGGCTGGAAAGCCTAGGATAGCCATTATAAGCGTACTTTTTCCCGACCCGTTTGGGCCGAATATAACGTGGACTTCCCCTCTCGGTATATTCAGATCTACATCTTCCAGTATTGTTCTATCTTGAACCTGTACTGTGAGGCCCCTTATCTCTAGTATGTTGTCCTCCAAAAATTTTCACCTCTAAGCTCCACAGTCACGTCCGTTCCTATTAAAGTTGCCTTTTTTGGGCTGTCATGAATTTCTGCTCGCTTGGACGAAGGACATTGTTTCGAAGATTATTTTTGCAGCGGTGATCGCTGTTCCCCCTGAGTCGTAGACGGGTGAAACCTCAACCAAATCAAATCCGATAACGTCTTTGCCACAGACTTTATGCATCAGTTCGAGAAGGGCGTATGAGGTTAAGCCTTCAGGCTCAGGATTTTGGACGGCAGGCGCGATGGAAGGATCAAGTACATCCATATCGATCGTTATGTATAGGCTGTTACATTCGTCCAGTTCGCGGTTTACAGTTTTGGCCGCTTGCTCAACGCCATTTTTAAGTATTGAGTGCGTAGTTATGTATGTGATCCCTTGGCTCTCAGCATATTTGATTTCATCCTTTGATGCCGCTCTAACTCCAACCTGGACAATCTTCTCCGGCTTGATCTCTTCGCATATTCTTCTGAGGACCGTTGCATGAGAGAGCCGGCGGTTCATATATTCGTTTCTGGCATCCATATGTGCATCAAAGTAAACGAGCCCGAATCTTTCAGGTATTCCAGCTACTGCTCCAAGAGCCAGGGTATGCTCTCCACCTATAAGTACTGGTATATCGCTTTGCCCTAGTATTTCTCTTGTAGTCTTTTCCAAATTAGCTAAAGTTTCTTCCAGGTCACCAGTCACATGGAAGTCGCCAGCGTCATGCACTTTTAAGTCCTCTATTGATATGCCTGTTCGGATACTGTATAGCTCCAGGCTCTTGGAGGCTTCCCTAATTGTAAGCGGGGCGAAAGCCGTTCCCCTTCGGAAGCTGCCTGTTAAGTCTAGAGGCACGCCGATAATGATGTAGTCTGCTTCTTCACGTGGTTTTTGAATACCTCCGAATACTCCTACCTGAGATGTGAACAGATCGATGTAACTCGCTTCTCTCATATTGGACTCATGCCCTTTTGAAATGTGCAGTGTAGTACCTGCTTCTAAGCGTTTAAATTCTCTCATTTTTGTAAATTAATTGGCGGGATGGACGAAGATTGCCATTTGATTCTTAGACTTTTTAGACTACGACGGGCTCTATATCCAGGGTTTTGCATGCATCATGTATTGGCTGAACATAGTCTCCATGAATCATGCTGGCGTGATGGATGAAGCCTTCTTCTGCTAGGCGTCTGTAGAGCAGGTCTAGGTTTGGCACCTTCACCCAACTCCATGAGCCGCGTAGAGTCTGGTCTGATCTTTCGATCTCCCCCCTGGTTATGAGCATCTTAAACTTTCCGTCATATTCGACGAGCCTGCAGATGGTTACTGTTCCCGATTTGAGCTGGAATTCCGCTGCGCCGTAGGAGCGGTCGATGCCTAATGTGCGTCCCAGCACACTCTGATATTTTATGATTATTGGGCATCCTTTCGCTGCAAGTGAGGGCGGAGCGTTCCCGCAGTGCCACGCTAGGAATACATTCTCTTTCTCCTGATGCTTTATCGTCCAGTCGATAAAATGTGGCGGCGTCTCCTTTAGGCTTGCCAGGTACTGGATCAGCATCGTTAACGCACCATATATATCCACTTCACATGAGCACATTATGCCCTGGTCGGTCAATCTTCCCATGGCGTAGCATGGGCAGATTCCATAAATCTCTTCCATAGCGTTCCAGCATTGCACGCCCATAGCGGTTATCCCATTTGACTTAGCATACTCCTTCAGCACAAGTTCTAGCTTCGCTATTTTCATCATCTGCTCCCTGCTTAAATGCGAAAGATCGGCCTGATTCTTCATTTCGGTCAGGATCCCCTGAACTTCTGGGTCTGATTCGCTTAGCTTGTTCGCTCTGTCGAAGATCTCTGTTAATGTTATTGGCACTACCCTCTGTTTGAACTTCTCGATCAGGGCTGACTCGTTGAATATGCATGTTTCGAATGGCTGTGGTCTCGGGCCGACCTGCCCGATCTTAGCTCCTATAAAGCCCTTTCTGATCGCGCATACCCTAACGAAATTGTCTACAGCCTTTATGAAGCTCTCCTCTTCGGGGAAGACGATGCCTGCGAAGAGATATTTTATCTTTCTCCTGTAGAGTCCTGAGGATATTGAGAGAGTGCCGCAGAACGAATCTGATAGTCTGCCTCCCTCCTCTGTGAAGGGCCCCTCCTTTGTTCCGAACAACATGACTGGAAGATCGCTGAAGGCTGAGGCAACTTCAAGTGCGGCCACCTCATCCCCGAAGGTCATGGTCCCAATTAGTATTCCATCGATTTCACGTTTGCGGAAGAGTTTGATGGTTTTCTCTGCATCTTCAAGGTTTGAGACCAGACCCTTCTTCGTGAGATCCTCATCTGGGACTATGAGTTCCAGATGAGGATTCTTTGATAGTGCAGTGATGCATCGCCTCCGCATATCGGTTGCCCATTCCCAGCTGAATACTGATCTATGGGCGGGAATGAACCCGATCCTTATTTTCAATTTTTCTTTAGTTGGCAAGCTTTTTCCTCCACTCTAAAGTTGGACATTAGTATCTCCGGCTTCTAATTTATTCCTTTCCCGCTTTCAACAATATCTTGAAGTGCCATGTTCTTTTATGATTTATCGGTGAGCCTTAAATACTTCCTATAAAACTATTTTCGCTGATCGATAAGATTTTAAGGTGTATGGATAGTGGAGTCTCATAGGATCACCAGGTTTTCGATACTCTCATACTATTATCTCTTTTCAGGCTTTATACTTCTTATCGCCTCCGTATGGTCTAATCCGCTGCTGCCGCATGTATTCGCATTAGGGGTTCTGAGTCTCATCCTATGCTATGGCTTGAGGAAGAGGGGGAGATGGGTGCTCTATCTTTCGCCACTCGTGATGTTACCAAGTATTGTTTTTGCATCCGCTTCGTCTTTCGCCATCTTTAGCGCCTTCCAATTGAGCGTTTTCGAAGGTTTACTGATTTCAGCGTTAACTATACACGCGTTGCTTAGCTTCGCCTCGTTACTATTTCTCGTTGCGAGCGCCAAGGATCTTAAGTAGTCACGCAAACTGCTTAGGAAGGTCGCAACTCAAAAGTGAGATATACTAGTTGCAGTAATTAATTGTGACTGATTGCCGATCCTGTGTGGTGAGCCTTCTAATATGACTTCTCGAATAGAGGAGCCTACGCTACGTCCAATCCGGCATTTTCCATCCGATGTTAGGAGGTATGCGCGTCTTCCCATTCAAAGTATCCAGGAAGGCTTAGCCTGCCTCTTGACTGAGGCTGGGCAGATGGAGACCCCTTCCTCCTACGCTGGCGGCGAGGTTGCTATCAGAGGTAGGATAGGCGGCATCCTAGGCGTCAAAGTGGAAGCTTTGATCTCTCCAGAGAATGGGATGACACGGGTAGATGTGGGTTTTAATTATAAGCGACTATTGTTAGCTTATGCTGGAATCCTGTCGATCGGTCTATGCTTAGGGTGGGTTGTTTACATTATGACTTATTCCGAAATTGCAGGGTACATTCTGGCAGCTGCCCTTATATTCATGATTTTTTCGGCGTCGTCTAGGCTGAGCTCGCAAATTAGGGATTTTCTGATGAATCTCGATGAGACTCTCGCACATCTAGAGCATGAGCATGCTAAAGAAGCCCTCGCTGAAGATAGGAAGCGGTGGCAGAGCAAAAGATGTGAGGTGGAGAATCTTTATATGAGGTTATGTAGCAAGCATCTTAAGACGTGGGGAAGCCTGAGGGTTCTTGAGTATAAGATCTCCGAGTATGAGAGGCAGGGTTTGACACGTGAGGAGGCAATAGTTAGGGTCTCGGAGGAGGAAGGCATCTATTGATGGTGACCACAGCGTTTAACCCCTCTTCTTCTCATCAACTCTACTTGGAGGCATATCCTTGATTAGGGATGGCTTAACAGCGAAACTTCAGATAATAAGGGTGAATTACTCCGGCGCTGAGGCTTCATTTGAGCGTATGATGGATTATGTAGCGGTTGAGGAGGAGATTAGCGTATATTTTGGGGGGAAGTTTTATAGAGTCTTCTCTTTCACTCCTGGTAAATTGGTGGAGCTTGTTATAGGTCATCTCTTAGCAGAGGGAATAATCGGTAAGCCAGACGATGTTTTAGAGATAGAGATTGTCGAGGACAAGGTTGATGTAAAATTCGCTGATGTAAGCAAGCGTGCAGTGTCCATACCGGAGTTGAGAGAGATATTTAGACCTTTGGCCCCCATGGTGAAACCTGAGATCATAATGGAATCCATGGAGGAGCTATGTTCCCGCTCCACTATCTACTCGATGACAGGCGGAACTCATGCCGCGGGCATCATCAGCTTAGATGGTGAGATAATGGCTTTTGCGGAGGATGTTGGCAGGCATAACGCGGTCGATAAAGCGGTTGGCGAGGCTGCATTGTTAGGAATAGACTTTGGAAAGATGTTCCTAGCCTTGACTTGTAGGCTTAGCTCTAAGGTTGTTTTAAAGGCTGTTCAGGTGGGCGTCCCATTAATCGCTTCCATCTCTGCGCCTACCGGCCTAGGCGTCAAGCTCGCGGATTCGGCAGGTGTGACGCTTATAGGCTTCGTGAGGGATGGAAGGATGAATGTGTACTCACATCCCTGGAGGGTCATAGGGCTTGCTTGATGCACACTAGTGGATCGGAAGGTTCACAAAATCGTATGATATTATGAAGGCGGAAGGCTAATTCCATTATGAGACGAACTGCAGGAGTATGCATACTATGATAAGTGCAACTGCTGAGACGATTACTATCATGGGTTTTATCTTTATTCCCGGGGTCTCCTCCTCGAAGAACCGCAGTAGACCTGCCCCGGCTGCAGGCATGGGCGCGAGTTGGCTTCTCCTCTTTTCTCTCCTCTTACTCAAGCTGACACTCCCTTCTCCAACCGATTTAGTAGAGCTTTAAGCGTTAATTAAGTTTACGCTTACGCTCACCTTTCACTCGCTTCGAATCGAAAGTTTTTATTATCGGCGCGGTTAATGTATTCTATGCACAGTGAATGTAGGACGAGGTATATTTTCGTTACAGGGGGCGTCATCTCGGGCCTCGGTAAGGGCATTGTCACATCATCGATTGGGAAGATGCTTCAGTTTCGAGGCTTCCGTGTCAGCGCATGTAAAATTGACCCTTACATAAATTTTGACGCTGGGACGTTAAGGCCTACAGAGCACGGTGAGGTCTGGGTTACTGAGGACGGTGGGGAGATCGATCAGGACCTCGGCCATTATGAGAGATTTTTGGACATAAATATTCCTAAAAGCCATAATATTACGACGGGCCAGGTTTACTATGAGGTCATAAGGAAGGAGAGGAGAGGTAAGTATCTTGGTCAGACAGTTCAGCCCATACCGCATGTGACTGATGAGATTAAGAGGAGGATAAGGCGGATTGCAAGGGACTCTGGCGCGGACTTTCTTCTTGTCGAGATCGGCGGGACAGTAGGCGATTATGAGAACATCCTCTTCCTCGAAGCGGCAAGACAGATGAAACTCGAGAAAGAGGATGTCCTCTATGTTCATGTTGCCTATCTTCCGATTCCAAGGAGCCTTGGCGAGATGAAGACTAAGGCTGTTCAGCATTCTGTGCGGGAACTCAGGAACTTCGGAATTCAGCCCGACTTCATAATTGGAAGGTCTGAGACATACTTGGATGAGACGAGGAAAAAGAAGATCGCCCTGTTCTGTAACGTGAATGAGGAGGACGTAATATCAGACCCTGATGTCGAGAACATTTATGAGTTGCCCCTGATCTTTGAGCGGGAAAGGTTTGGGGATAAGATCCTCGCTAAACTTGGGATTTCTGGTGTTGTATCAAGAGATGAGGAGTGGAGGAAGTTCGTTGAGAAGGTTGAGGGGTTGAGTGATGAAGTTGAAGTCGGCATTGTTGGAAAATACTTTGACATTGGCAGGTTCCAGCTACCCGACTCATACGTTTCCGTCATAGAGGCGATAAAGCATGCCGCATGGTTTAATGATAGAAGGCCTAGTCTCAGATGGATAGACTCGAAGATCCTGGAGGGCGGCGGAGACTTTTCAAGCCTAGACAAGGTTGACGGGATAGTTGTTCCAGGAGGTTTTGGAACAACCGGGATTGAGGGGAAGATTGAGGCGATAAGATATGCAAGAGAGAGGGGCATCCCATTCTTAGGTTTGTGCTTAGGCTTTCAGCTTGCAGTAGTTGAGTTTGCTAGGAATGTCTGCGGGCTCAGGGATGCGAATAGCTCGGAGATAGACCCTCACACCCCCTATCCAGTCATCGATCTTCTCCCAGAACAAAGGGAGATTCTGCGAAAGTCTAGGTACGGGGCGACCATGCGGTTGGGAGCTCAGATAGTGAAGATTAAGCCTGGCACATTGGCCTACAGCCTCTATGGAGCCAGCGAAGTCCGGGAGAGGTTCAGGCATAGGTACGAAATAAACCCGGACTACGTTGGAACTCTTGAGAAGGCTGGGTTCATGTTTTCTGGGACGACGCCTGATGGGAGGATTATGCAGATAGGCGAGTTACCTAATCATCCCTTCTTCATTGGAAGCCAGTTCCATCCAGAGTTTACTTCAAGACCATTAAGGCCTAACCCGCTGTTTAACGGCTTCATCCGTGCATGCATTAAAAGAAGAAGTGTCAAGTCCGGCTAATCATACTCCTCAAGGAATATGACACTCTTTATGGAGCGAAAAGTTTTTCTTCTATATATCAGCAATGTTTTGAAGGAACCTTGAATAGAGGTTGAGAATGTGAAGGTAGGAGTATTAACTGGCGGAGGCGATGCACCTGGACTTAACGCCGCCATAAGGGCTGTCGTGAAGAAATGTGAGAGATACGGCTATGATGTTGTTGGAGTAAGGTACGGATGGGCAGGTCTCCTAGAGTGTGACGCCGTCCCGCTGAAGTACGCAGACGTTGAGGATATCATAGGCAGAGGCGGAACAGTCATCAAAACTTCTAGGACGAATCCGCTTAAGATTCAGGATGGGATAAGGAAGGTTGCTGAAAACTTTAGGAAGCTAGGCCTCGACGCCCTCATAGCGATCGGAGGAGACGACACCCTAAGTGTGGCTGCGGCCTTATGTAAGGAGGGGCTTAAAGTCGTCGGGGTTCCTAAGACCATTGACTTCGATGTTCCAGGAACCGAGTTTACAATTGGCTTTGACACCGCGGTAAACACTGCGATGCGGTTGATCGAGAACATTAAGGACACTGCTGATTCACATAGCCGAGTCTTCATAGTTGAGATAATGGGCAGACATGCTGGGTGGATTGCATTATATTCTGGTTTGGCCGCTGGAGCCGACTTGATCCTGATTCCAGAGGAACCGTTCAGCATCAAGGATGTCGCGGAATTTGTGAGGAGGAAGATAGAGGAGGAAAAGAATGAGGCGATGGTCATTGTCGTCGCTGAGGGCGCTCTAATTAAGGATTATCAGGGACCCATCACAAAGGATGCTAGCGTTGACCAGTTTGGGCATGTACGCTTAGGCGGCATAGGCGAATTCTTGGCAAAGGAGATACAGAGGATTCTGGGGGTTGAAACGCGAGCCGTCACACCTGCGCATACCATTAGGGGTGGATCCCCAACCATGCTTGACCGTCTAATATCGACGAGGCTTGGTTTGGCGGCCGTCGACCTTGTTAAGAAGGGTAAGTTCGGCTACATGGTCGCCCTCAAGGCTGGGGAGATAGTCACTGTCCCGCTGACGGAAGTATCTGGCAAAACCAAGAATGTGAGCAAGGAACTTTACGAGGAGGCTAAAGTCTTCTTCGAATAGCTGGACATTGATCCCAAAGCCCAATCTTTTTCAACCTCTAATGTTTTTGGCTGTTGACGTTAACACTATTTTTCCTTTTTCTTTCTATGATTATGTTTCTCCTCTAAGGTGTTGGGCGATGAGGATCGTTGCTAAGGAGTTCCCTCTCATTAAGCCTTTTACATTTTCGGTTCGGGAGAGGCTTATTGAGGGCGTTCCAGATGGTTTCCTACTTCTTAAGCCTGTTGTGGCCGGAATCTGCGGGAGCGAGCTCCTTTACTTTAGGGGTGAGAAGGAGGAGTGGAAGCTTAGGGAGAGGCTTCCAATGTGTCTCCTTCATGAGGGTGTAGCTGAGATCATTCATAACCCAGCAGGGACAGGGGAGCTTCAGCCCGGAACATTTGTTGTTGTTAACCCGTTGATTCCATGTGGCAGGTGCTCATCATGCTTGACGCTTGGGGAAAACTATTGCCAGAATGCGAAGTTTATGGGTTCAACTGCGGATGGATTGGCCAGATCGCATCTACTTTACCCAAACGGCAGGGTTATACCAGTTCCTGAAGATGTAGAATTAGAGCTGGCCGCGTTGACTGAGCCTCTCTCAGTCGCGCTTAACGCTTACCAGATTGCGAGTATAAAGCCTGGGGAAAGGGTCTGCGTCATCGGGGACGGCCCAATTGGTTATCTTGTTGCACTTATCTCCTCTCATGTTGGAAGGGTTTCTAGGGATAGGCTCTTCGTAATGGGGGTTGTTGATGAGAAACTCGATTTGGCCGAGGATTTTGCGTTAACAGTGAATACGGCGTGCGATGACACTGAGAGGTTTAACGGCTTCTTTGATGTTGTTTTTGAGGCTGTCGGCGGAAGGGTTCATAGGCTAACTCTTAGAGAGGCGATATGCTTCGCCAAGGCTGGCGGTCGATGCGTGCTTCTTGGTTTATCCCATGGGGAGGTTCCGGTTGACATCAATCAAGTGGTTAATCGCGGTCTCTCAATTATGGGTTCAGTTAGGAGTAGAATGGAGCACTACAGGACTGTGCTTGATCTGATGCGGGATGAAGAGTTTGGGGGGAGGGTGAAGCGGATAATCTCTGAGAGGAGGTTCACTATAAGATCGGCTGAAGATCTGTATGCAGCGTTCAGGTATGCGGATACTGAAGAGGGTGAGGCGAAAACTAAGCCTGGAAGGGTTTTAGTCTACCTTGCGATATGCGATTAATAGATAAAACCTGGATCATTGACCTTTACTTATAGGATTTGATGAAGAAATAATTTTATTACTGTTTACTACCAGATTATCAAGCATAATGTTGATGGAGAACACTTTGGTGGTTGATGATGGACTTCTATGAGGTCATCCGGACTAGGAGGAGCATCAGGTCTTACAGGCCTGACCCTGTTCCGGAAGAAGTGTTGAATAGGGTTTTGGAGGCCGCGAGGATTGCGCCTTCAGGCTCGAATAGGCAGCCCTTAAAGCTTATCGTTGTGAAGGATGAGACGCTGAGGCGGAGGCTTGCCGCAGCATGTCATAACCAGTGGTTTATTGCTGAGGCGCCCATCGTCATCGTGGCCTGCGGCTTTAACATTCACTGGAATAGAGGAGGGTATATGGGTGACTTAAGCATGCTTGTTGACGTCTCAATCGCGTTTACGCATTTGATACTTGCAGCTAGGGCGGAGGGGCTTGGCACATGTTGGATAGGCGCCTTCGACAACGAGGAAGTTAAGAAGATATTGAGGATTCCGAAGGATGTTAATGTCGTTGCTTTGACGCCGCTTGGGTATCCTAAGGATGAGGGGTTCGGCGAGCCTGGGCCTAGGAAGCCTCTTTCCGAGCTAGTGTCGGTTGACAAGTTCTAGCCGCGACGCTTTTCTGAGCCACGTTCTAAGAGTCTTAGTATCTCCCTGCAGAAGTCCGGTAGATCCTTTGGCACGCGTGAGGTTACAATGTTGCCGTCGACGACGACTGGTTTGTCCTCGAATCTGGCGCCCGCATTCTTCAGGTCTGTTGTCACCGCGGCGTAGCATGTGGCCCTCCTTCCTCTTACAATGTCGGCTTCGATCAGCATCTGTGGTCCATGGCAGATTGCCGCGATAACCTTTCCTTTCCTGTCGGCTTCTCTGACTATGTCGACCATCTGACGTTTTGTTCTCATCCTGTCAGGCGCGTGTCCTCCGGGTATTATTACTGCCTCATACTCTTCTACTTTCACGTTCTCCGCTGAAATGTTAGCGGTTATGGGGCATCCATGCTTTCCCCTGTATGTCTCGTTCGCCTTCGGTCCGACTATGTCAACTTGGTATCCGGCTTCTTGGAGGCGGTAATATGGGTATAGGAGCTCCGAGTCCTCGAAGCCCTCGTCCACTAGGATTAACACTTTCTTCATAGTTATCACGGGAGTAATGTATGCTGATCCAGATTTTAAGTTATTCTCAGAGACCTATCGCTTTTAAGGATGAGACGCCTTATTTTGGTTGTGCCATGCTGGGAGGTTTAGGTTGATGTATGACGTCATTGTGATTGGTTCGGGGCCAGCTGGCTTAACGGCGGCCATTTACGCTGCTAGGGGTGGATTGAGAACCCTAGTCTTAGCGGGATCTGTCTGGGGCGGTCAGTTAATGTTCACTGGCCTAGTCGAGAATTTTCCAGGCTTCAGGGACGGTGTCTCAGGTCATGATTTGATGGTTGCCATGGTTGAGCAGGCTAAGAGGTTTGGAGCCGAGATCGTCTTTGAGGATGCTTCCTCCGTAGACTTTTCCATGAAACCCTTCAAAATTGCTAGTAGAGAGGCTGTGTATGAGGCTAGGGCTGTCATAATCGCGACTGGGTCCTCTCCTAGGCGGCTGGGTTTGGAGAGCGAGAAGAGGTTTATTGGCAGGGGGGTCTCTTTCTGCGCCGTCTGCGATGCTCCTCTTATGAGGGGTAGGGTTGCGGTTGTCGTGGGCGGCGGGGACACGGCGCTCGAGGAGGCTTTGGCGCTCTCCAAATATGCACGGGAGGTTATGATTGTTCATAGGCGTGACAGGCTCAGGGCGGCTAGGATCCTTCAGGAGAGGGCGTTCCAGGAGCCTAGGATCAGGTTTTTATGGAACTGTGTTGTGGAAGAGATTTTTGGCTCCGAGAGGGTTGAGGGCGTTAGGCTTAGGAGGGTTGATTCTGGCACGTCGACTCTCGTAGAGTGTGATGGGGTCTTCGTGGCGATTGGTAGGCAGCCTAACACGGAGATCTTCCGCGGTCAGGTGATGATGGATGAGGCAGGTTACATTATTCTCAGGGATGGGACTATGACGAGTGTTGAAGGCGTCTTCGTTGCGGGCGAAGCTGCCGATGGCAGGTATAGGCAGGCTGTCGTCTCGGCTGGCCTGGGATGCATGGCCGCCATTGA
The Candidatus Bathyarchaeota archaeon genome window above contains:
- the trxB gene encoding thioredoxin-disulfide reductase; protein product: MYDVIVIGSGPAGLTAAIYAARGGLRTLVLAGSVWGGQLMFTGLVENFPGFRDGVSGHDLMVAMVEQAKRFGAEIVFEDASSVDFSMKPFKIASREAVYEARAVIIATGSSPRRLGLESEKRFIGRGVSFCAVCDAPLMRGRVAVVVGGGDTALEEALALSKYAREVMIVHRRDRLRAARILQERAFQEPRIRFLWNCVVEEIFGSERVEGVRLRRVDSGTSTLVECDGVFVAIGRQPNTEIFRGQVMMDEAGYIILRDGTMTSVEGVFVAGEAADGRYRQAVVSAGLGCMAAIDAIKYLEMQG
- a CDS encoding zinc-binding dehydrogenase, which gives rise to MRIVAKEFPLIKPFTFSVRERLIEGVPDGFLLLKPVVAGICGSELLYFRGEKEEWKLRERLPMCLLHEGVAEIIHNPAGTGELQPGTFVVVNPLIPCGRCSSCLTLGENYCQNAKFMGSTADGLARSHLLYPNGRVIPVPEDVELELAALTEPLSVALNAYQIASIKPGERVCVIGDGPIGYLVALISSHVGRVSRDRLFVMGVVDEKLDLAEDFALTVNTACDDTERFNGFFDVVFEAVGGRVHRLTLREAICFAKAGGRCVLLGLSHGEVPVDINQVVNRGLSIMGSVRSRMEHYRTVLDLMRDEEFGGRVKRIISERRFTIRSAEDLYAAFRYADTEEGEAKTKPGRVLVYLAICD
- a CDS encoding nitroreductase family protein codes for the protein MDFYEVIRTRRSIRSYRPDPVPEEVLNRVLEAARIAPSGSNRQPLKLIVVKDETLRRRLAAACHNQWFIAEAPIVIVACGFNIHWNRGGYMGDLSMLVDVSIAFTHLILAARAEGLGTCWIGAFDNEEVKKILRIPKDVNVVALTPLGYPKDEGFGEPGPRKPLSELVSVDKF
- a CDS encoding preprotein translocase subunit Sec61beta, which codes for MSKRREKRRSQLAPMPAAGAGLLRFFEEETPGIKIKPMIVIVSAVALIIVCILLQFVS
- a CDS encoding type 1 glutamine amidotransferase, with protein sequence MKKVLILVDEGFEDSELLYPYYRLQEAGYQVDIVGPKANETYRGKHGCPITANISAENVKVEEYEAVIIPGGHAPDRMRTKRQMVDIVREADRKGKVIAAICHGPQMLIEADIVRGRRATCYAAVTTDLKNAGARFEDKPVVVDGNIVTSRVPKDLPDFCREILRLLERGSEKRRG
- a CDS encoding 6-phosphofructokinase, whose amino-acid sequence is MKVGVLTGGGDAPGLNAAIRAVVKKCERYGYDVVGVRYGWAGLLECDAVPLKYADVEDIIGRGGTVIKTSRTNPLKIQDGIRKVAENFRKLGLDALIAIGGDDTLSVAAALCKEGLKVVGVPKTIDFDVPGTEFTIGFDTAVNTAMRLIENIKDTADSHSRVFIVEIMGRHAGWIALYSGLAAGADLILIPEEPFSIKDVAEFVRRKIEEEKNEAMVIVVAEGALIKDYQGPITKDASVDQFGHVRLGGIGEFLAKEIQRILGVETRAVTPAHTIRGGSPTMLDRLISTRLGLAAVDLVKKGKFGYMVALKAGEIVTVPLTEVSGKTKNVSKELYEEAKVFFE
- the fdhD gene encoding formate dehydrogenase accessory sulfurtransferase FdhD is translated as MIRDGLTAKLQIIRVNYSGAEASFERMMDYVAVEEEISVYFGGKFYRVFSFTPGKLVELVIGHLLAEGIIGKPDDVLEIEIVEDKVDVKFADVSKRAVSIPELREIFRPLAPMVKPEIIMESMEELCSRSTIYSMTGGTHAAGIISLDGEIMAFAEDVGRHNAVDKAVGEAALLGIDFGKMFLALTCRLSSKVVLKAVQVGVPLIASISAPTGLGVKLADSAGVTLIGFVRDGRMNVYSHPWRVIGLA
- the speB gene encoding agmatinase — protein: MREASYIDLFTSQVGVFGGIQKPREEADYIIIGVPLDLTGSFRRGTAFAPLTIREASKSLELYSIRTGISIEDLKVHDAGDFHVTGDLEETLANLEKTTREILGQSDIPVLIGGEHTLALGAVAGIPERFGLVYFDAHMDARNEYMNRRLSHATVLRRICEEIKPEKIVQVGVRAASKDEIKYAESQGITYITTHSILKNGVEQAAKTVNRELDECNSLYITIDMDVLDPSIAPAVQNPEPEGLTSYALLELMHKVCGKDVIGFDLVEVSPVYDSGGTAITAAKIIFETMSFVQASRNS
- a CDS encoding CTP synthase yields the protein MHSECRTRYIFVTGGVISGLGKGIVTSSIGKMLQFRGFRVSACKIDPYINFDAGTLRPTEHGEVWVTEDGGEIDQDLGHYERFLDINIPKSHNITTGQVYYEVIRKERRGKYLGQTVQPIPHVTDEIKRRIRRIARDSGADFLLVEIGGTVGDYENILFLEAARQMKLEKEDVLYVHVAYLPIPRSLGEMKTKAVQHSVRELRNFGIQPDFIIGRSETYLDETRKKKIALFCNVNEEDVISDPDVENIYELPLIFERERFGDKILAKLGISGVVSRDEEWRKFVEKVEGLSDEVEVGIVGKYFDIGRFQLPDSYVSVIEAIKHAAWFNDRRPSLRWIDSKILEGGGDFSSLDKVDGIVVPGGFGTTGIEGKIEAIRYARERGIPFLGLCLGFQLAVVEFARNVCGLRDANSSEIDPHTPYPVIDLLPEQREILRKSRYGATMRLGAQIVKIKPGTLAYSLYGASEVRERFRHRYEINPDYVGTLEKAGFMFSGTTPDGRIMQIGELPNHPFFIGSQFHPEFTSRPLRPNPLFNGFIRACIKRRSVKSG
- a CDS encoding L-fucose/L-arabinose isomerase family protein; this encodes MPTKEKLKIRIGFIPAHRSVFSWEWATDMRRRCITALSKNPHLELIVPDEDLTKKGLVSNLEDAEKTIKLFRKREIDGILIGTMTFGDEVAALEVASAFSDLPVMLFGTKEGPFTEEGGRLSDSFCGTLSISSGLYRRKIKYLFAGIVFPEEESFIKAVDNFVRVCAIRKGFIGAKIGQVGPRPQPFETCIFNESALIEKFKQRVVPITLTEIFDRANKLSESDPEVQGILTEMKNQADLSHLSREQMMKIAKLELVLKEYAKSNGITAMGVQCWNAMEEIYGICPCYAMGRLTDQGIMCSCEVDIYGALTMLIQYLASLKETPPHFIDWTIKHQEKENVFLAWHCGNAPPSLAAKGCPIIIKYQSVLGRTLGIDRSYGAAEFQLKSGTVTICRLVEYDGKFKMLITRGEIERSDQTLRGSWSWVKVPNLDLLYRRLAEEGFIHHASMIHGDYVQPIHDACKTLDIEPVVV